From the Saccharobesus litoralis genome, one window contains:
- a CDS encoding DNA recombination protein RmuC, giving the protein MYAQLQAFELTHYLLFSSLLLNVLTCIGLVKIYFAKREDVVTQMQNIIIKENADLRQSLLNQQYESSQSQQSHFNNLSHQLNNSILNGFKNIAENSQSVAAQQRQEQTQALKWHADVVGKRIDNLTQNTEQRLDKISDRVNEKLNEGFAKSIETFNRIMQRLALIDEAQKQISELSTNVTSLQTILADKRSRGAFGEVQLYALLENTLAPNQFSKQAKLSNDKIADAILELPQPTGRIVIDSKFPLESYQRMTDLQLANADRNAAIKQFKQDVKKHITDIATKYIIRHETADSAILFLPAEAIFAEIHAHHNDLVELAWQQKIWLTSPTTLMAVLTTAKAVLKDEATREQVHIIQQHLTLLSDDFNRFGKRFDQLARHIDQAANDVKQIHTSAQKISGRFNTIENLNLNDEISPELADNAGK; this is encoded by the coding sequence ATGTACGCACAGCTTCAAGCTTTTGAATTAACGCATTATTTATTGTTTTCTAGTCTTTTACTAAATGTATTAACTTGCATCGGCTTGGTAAAAATATACTTTGCAAAACGTGAAGACGTTGTTACACAAATGCAGAATATCATCATCAAAGAAAATGCTGATCTAAGGCAATCTTTGCTGAACCAGCAATACGAATCTTCGCAAAGCCAACAAAGTCATTTTAATAATTTATCTCACCAGCTAAATAATTCAATATTAAACGGCTTTAAAAACATAGCTGAAAATAGTCAGAGCGTTGCAGCGCAACAGCGTCAAGAGCAAACTCAAGCGTTAAAGTGGCATGCTGACGTTGTCGGTAAGCGTATTGATAACCTCACTCAAAATACAGAACAAAGGTTAGATAAGATCAGCGACAGAGTGAATGAAAAATTAAATGAAGGTTTTGCGAAAAGTATCGAAACCTTTAATCGGATTATGCAACGTTTAGCATTAATTGATGAAGCACAAAAGCAAATCAGTGAGCTATCGACCAATGTAACGAGTTTGCAGACAATTTTGGCTGACAAACGTTCTCGTGGTGCCTTTGGCGAAGTGCAGCTATACGCTTTGTTAGAAAATACCCTAGCACCTAATCAATTCAGCAAACAAGCTAAATTGAGTAATGATAAAATTGCTGATGCCATTCTTGAACTGCCTCAACCGACAGGGCGTATTGTTATCGATTCAAAATTTCCGTTGGAATCATATCAAAGGATGACTGATTTACAGCTAGCAAACGCTGATCGCAATGCTGCAATTAAACAATTTAAACAAGATGTGAAAAAACATATCACAGACATTGCAACTAAATACATTATCCGCCATGAAACCGCAGATAGCGCTATTTTATTTTTACCTGCAGAAGCAATATTTGCCGAAATACATGCCCACCATAATGATCTGGTTGAATTAGCCTGGCAACAAAAAATATGGTTAACATCACCAACTACATTAATGGCCGTTTTGACTACAGCCAAAGCGGTGTTAAAGGATGAAGCGACTCGCGAGCAAGTTCATATTATTCAGCAACATTTAACCTTGCTTAGTGATGATTTTAATCGCTTTGGTAAACGATTCGACCAATTAGCTCGACATATTGATCAAGCGGCTAACGATGTTAAACAAATTCATACCTCAGCTCAGAAAATATCCGGCCGTTTCAATACAATAGAAAATCTTAATTTAAACGATGAAATTTCGCCTGAATTGGCCGACAATGCAGGTAAATAA
- a CDS encoding DUF1302 domain-containing protein, whose product MKRKATQALNACKVSLLASAVTLALSSQVHAVEFELGDVTVNFDSTFSFGTSYRVEDRDFDLIGKNNHPRFNWQGYSLSNPIYTNRDIWPQAGAFSANGDLGNLNHDPGDAFSTLFKGTHELDINAGDFGFFTRFMYFYDDAAQGKKAWSNPLTGTTYDICADPEAKEQVCQDFRLLDAFVYADFTIGDDIPVSVRLGDQVVSWGESTLISHGINSINPVDIARLKAPGAELKEAFIPVGMLWASLGLTDSVSLDFFYQYEWKKTILPAPGSYFSTNDFAGDGGYQNNVQLGFTQNPDMNAAYVASVINGLAQVAPQSLPSALIGLARSVAVVGNNTDVEPDDGGQYGLKLSIYSEDLNDTEFSFYHMNYHSRRPLISGRASNFGSQSITEDVQTVLTKGVKADALHELDVFTQAILEYPEDIKLYGFSFNTSIGETALAGEIAYRQDEPLQIDDVELLYAGMPEQLANAGLPGAESLAGISQIEGTQPGDIARGYLLFDTTQIQATVTHLFGPTLGADSLALLGEAGYVMIDDFPDTLDIHLNGPGTSRIGVDDFKQGLRADLAGGEETNPFPTESAWGYRMVGKLTYNNVAGMFNVSPRVIFSHDVKGITPDPMFLFVEDRKSASFGVSAEYQNKITADLSYNAFWGGVGTTNNFADRDYVSFSIKYSI is encoded by the coding sequence ATGAAGCGTAAAGCGACTCAAGCCTTAAATGCTTGCAAAGTCAGTTTATTAGCAAGTGCCGTAACTTTAGCGTTAAGTAGCCAAGTTCACGCTGTCGAATTTGAGCTAGGTGATGTTACGGTTAATTTTGACTCTACTTTCAGTTTTGGCACCAGTTATCGTGTGGAAGATAGAGACTTTGATTTAATCGGTAAAAACAATCATCCTCGTTTTAATTGGCAAGGGTATAGCCTAAGTAACCCCATTTATACTAATCGTGATATTTGGCCGCAAGCGGGGGCTTTTTCAGCCAATGGTGATTTAGGTAATCTAAATCACGATCCCGGAGACGCTTTTTCTACCTTATTTAAAGGCACCCATGAGTTAGACATTAACGCTGGCGATTTCGGTTTTTTCACGCGTTTCATGTATTTTTATGACGATGCGGCTCAAGGTAAAAAAGCTTGGTCTAATCCATTAACCGGTACAACTTATGATATTTGTGCAGATCCCGAAGCGAAAGAGCAAGTATGTCAAGATTTTCGTTTGTTAGATGCATTTGTCTATGCGGACTTTACGATAGGTGATGATATTCCTGTTTCTGTTCGCTTAGGTGATCAGGTAGTCAGTTGGGGGGAAAGCACACTCATTTCTCATGGCATCAACTCAATTAACCCAGTTGATATTGCTCGCTTAAAAGCGCCAGGCGCTGAACTTAAAGAAGCCTTTATTCCGGTTGGTATGCTATGGGCATCACTTGGCTTAACAGATTCAGTTTCGCTTGATTTCTTTTATCAATATGAATGGAAAAAAACTATTTTACCGGCACCTGGGAGCTATTTTTCAACTAATGATTTTGCAGGGGATGGCGGTTATCAAAATAATGTGCAGTTAGGCTTTACCCAAAACCCTGATATGAATGCGGCTTATGTGGCTTCTGTCATTAATGGTTTGGCGCAGGTGGCTCCACAAAGTTTACCAAGTGCGTTAATAGGCCTAGCACGCAGTGTTGCAGTTGTCGGAAATAATACAGATGTTGAGCCAGATGATGGTGGTCAATATGGTTTAAAACTGTCTATTTATTCTGAAGATCTAAATGATACGGAATTTAGTTTTTATCATATGAATTACCATAGCCGTCGACCACTTATTTCTGGCCGAGCGTCTAATTTTGGTTCACAAAGTATTACTGAAGATGTGCAAACTGTTTTAACAAAAGGCGTTAAAGCGGATGCGTTGCATGAACTCGATGTATTTACCCAAGCGATTTTAGAATACCCAGAAGATATAAAGCTTTATGGTTTTAGTTTTAATACCAGTATTGGTGAAACTGCGTTAGCAGGTGAAATTGCTTATCGCCAAGACGAACCCTTACAAATAGATGATGTCGAGTTATTGTATGCGGGTATGCCAGAACAGTTAGCTAATGCTGGATTACCTGGGGCTGAATCTTTGGCTGGCATTTCGCAAATAGAAGGTACACAGCCTGGTGATATAGCGCGTGGCTATTTGTTATTTGATACAACCCAGATACAAGCCACAGTAACGCATTTATTTGGCCCGACCTTAGGTGCTGATTCTTTAGCGTTGTTAGGCGAAGCGGGTTACGTCATGATAGATGATTTTCCTGATACGCTCGATATTCATTTGAATGGTCCGGGTACCAGCCGAATAGGGGTTGATGATTTTAAACAAGGTTTACGGGCTGATTTAGCCGGTGGTGAGGAAACGAATCCATTCCCAACCGAATCGGCTTGGGGTTATCGAATGGTTGGTAAATTAACCTACAATAACGTAGCTGGTATGTTTAATGTTTCACCTCGGGTTATTTTTTCACACGATGTTAAAGGAATAACGCCAGATCCCATGTTCTTATTTGTTGAAGATAGAAAGTCCGCCAGCTTTGGTGTAAGTGCTGAATATCAAAACAAAATTACCGCCGATTTATCATACAACGCATTCTGGGGTGGCGTAGGTACAACTAATAACTTTGCTGATCGCGACTATGTTTCTTTCAGTATTAAATATTCAATTTAA
- a CDS encoding sensor histidine kinase has translation MGTGSIDFSTVLASAVHDMKNSLCMLIQSIDKLSHKMSNQSNEDAEELARLHYEASRLNTNLLQLLTLYRAEKNQMPLNVEEHYLDDVFDEILAKNELYIEKNKLEVSINVDNELCWHFDIDMISSLLNDIFINALRYSAGFICMSADIIDNELIITVEDNGEGYPERMLAIQNSEMHDLDLNAGRTGLGLYFARLIAAAHTNIDKQGSIELTNGGKLGGSVFKLRLP, from the coding sequence ATGGGAACTGGCTCTATCGATTTTTCAACTGTATTAGCGTCAGCCGTTCACGATATGAAAAATTCATTGTGTATGCTGATCCAGTCAATCGACAAATTAAGTCACAAAATGTCTAATCAATCGAATGAAGATGCAGAAGAATTAGCCCGTTTACATTATGAAGCCTCGCGCCTAAATACCAACTTATTACAACTACTCACTCTGTATCGAGCTGAAAAAAATCAGATGCCTCTTAATGTTGAAGAGCATTATTTAGACGATGTGTTTGATGAAATATTAGCTAAAAACGAACTGTATATCGAAAAAAATAAATTAGAAGTCAGTATCAATGTAGATAATGAACTGTGTTGGCATTTTGATATAGATATGATCAGCAGTTTGCTTAATGATATATTTATCAATGCCTTACGATATAGCGCAGGATTTATCTGTATGTCTGCCGATATCATTGATAATGAACTTATCATTACGGTCGAAGATAACGGTGAAGGCTACCCAGAGCGCATGCTAGCCATACAAAATAGTGAGATGCATGATTTAGATTTAAACGCAGGCAGAACAGGCTTAGGACTTTATTTTGCCCGTTTAATAGCCGCAGCACATACCAATATCGATAAACAAGGCAGTATAGAATTGACAAATGGCGGCAAGCTAGGTGGCAGTGTATTTAAATTGAGACTACCCTAA
- a CDS encoding M23 family metallopeptidase → MPLLSVNKVKPLSVAIAALVSLNSFVYASELTIVRQALQPGGFVLGTLTDCESYTLNSKTGRCDDKGQFIFGFGRDAKLQQQVEFKLKNGQALLYNFPLAARTYKEDKITGVASKYVAPPDSVIKRIASDNKQIGAARKVDSDLNGYQQTFIWPSKGRISGVYGSRRIFNNVPKRPHFGLDVAAPTGTEVVAPAAGIIRLAHNDMYYSGGTIILDHGYGLTSTFIHLSKLDVKEGQVVKQGDKIAEIGATGRVTGAHLDWRINWFSERLDPAFWVKPGGNKK, encoded by the coding sequence GTGCCATTGCTTTCAGTTAACAAAGTCAAGCCATTGTCAGTTGCTATCGCTGCATTAGTTTCGCTTAATTCATTTGTGTATGCTAGTGAGTTAACTATTGTTCGCCAAGCGTTGCAGCCTGGAGGATTTGTTTTAGGTACTTTGACTGATTGTGAATCATATACACTTAATAGCAAAACAGGCAGATGTGATGATAAAGGGCAGTTCATTTTTGGCTTTGGGCGCGATGCTAAATTGCAGCAACAAGTCGAGTTTAAACTAAAAAATGGTCAAGCATTGCTATATAACTTTCCATTAGCAGCTCGCACTTATAAAGAAGATAAAATTACTGGTGTCGCCAGTAAATATGTCGCTCCACCTGATAGTGTTATAAAACGCATTGCCAGCGACAATAAACAAATTGGTGCTGCGCGCAAAGTAGACAGCGATCTAAATGGCTATCAGCAAACTTTTATTTGGCCTAGTAAAGGGCGTATTTCAGGCGTGTACGGTAGCCGGCGTATATTCAATAATGTCCCTAAACGACCGCATTTTGGATTAGATGTCGCCGCTCCTACAGGTACTGAAGTTGTCGCTCCTGCTGCTGGTATTATTCGTTTGGCGCACAATGACATGTATTATTCAGGTGGAACCATTATTTTGGATCATGGTTATGGCTTGACTTCAACTTTCATTCATCTTTCTAAGCTAGATGTTAAAGAGGGGCAGGTTGTAAAACAAGGCGACAAAATTGCTGAGATAGGGGCCACGGGTAGGGTAACAGGTGCACATTTAGATTGGCGCATCAACTGGTTTTCTGAGCGTTTAGACCCCGCGTTTTGGGTAAAACCAGGTGGCAACAAAAAATAA
- a CDS encoding fumarate hydratase, with protein MSVIRQQDFIESIADALQFISYYHPLDFVQAIDKAYQKEQNKAAKDAMAQILINSRMSAEGRRPLCQDTGIVTCFVKVGMGVQWDKTDMTIQQMVDEGTRQAYTNPDNPLRASIVADPAGTRKNTKDNTPSVVHIDMVEGNEIEVMIAAKGGGSENKTKMAMLNPSDSIADWVVKTLPSMGAGWCPPGMLGIGIGGTAEKAAVLAKESLMDPVDIQELIDRGPQNAEEELRLEIFERVNKLGIGAQGLGGLTTVVDIKINTAPTHAASKPVVMIPNCAATRHVHFHLDGSGPAELKPPKLEEWPEVTFEVGENTRRVNVDDITKEETQQWKAGDTILLSGKILTGRDAAHKRIKEYLERGEALPNGVDFNNRFIYYVGPVDAVGDEVVGPAGPTTSTRMDKFSEMMLGDAGLMGMIGKAERGPATVESISKHKAVYLMAVGGAAYLVAKAIKKSKVVAFEDLGMEAIYEFEVEDMPVTVAVDSTGNNVHETGPAIWQAKIAELDGALDK; from the coding sequence ATGTCAGTGATCCGCCAACAAGATTTTATTGAAAGCATCGCCGATGCATTACAATTTATCTCTTATTACCATCCCTTAGACTTTGTTCAAGCTATTGATAAAGCTTATCAAAAAGAACAAAACAAAGCGGCTAAAGACGCCATGGCGCAAATTTTAATTAATTCGCGTATGTCGGCAGAGGGACGTCGTCCTTTATGTCAGGATACTGGCATTGTAACTTGCTTTGTTAAAGTCGGTATGGGTGTTCAATGGGATAAAACCGACATGACCATTCAGCAAATGGTTGATGAAGGGACTCGACAAGCTTACACAAACCCAGATAACCCTTTGCGAGCGTCGATTGTCGCTGATCCTGCAGGTACGCGAAAAAATACTAAAGACAATACACCTTCTGTTGTTCATATCGACATGGTAGAAGGTAATGAAATTGAAGTTATGATAGCGGCCAAAGGTGGCGGCTCTGAAAATAAAACCAAAATGGCTATGTTAAACCCGAGTGATTCAATTGCTGATTGGGTGGTAAAAACATTGCCGTCAATGGGGGCAGGTTGGTGTCCTCCTGGTATGCTAGGTATAGGTATTGGTGGAACGGCAGAAAAAGCCGCGGTACTTGCCAAAGAAAGCTTAATGGACCCTGTTGATATTCAAGAGTTGATAGATCGTGGTCCGCAAAATGCTGAAGAAGAATTACGTTTAGAAATTTTTGAACGTGTTAATAAACTAGGTATTGGTGCCCAAGGTTTAGGTGGTCTAACCACTGTTGTTGATATTAAAATTAATACAGCACCAACTCATGCGGCATCAAAGCCAGTTGTGATGATCCCTAACTGTGCAGCGACTCGCCATGTCCATTTTCATTTAGACGGTTCAGGCCCAGCAGAGCTTAAGCCACCTAAGTTAGAAGAGTGGCCAGAAGTGACTTTTGAAGTGGGTGAAAATACGCGTCGTGTTAATGTTGATGACATTACTAAAGAAGAAACCCAGCAATGGAAAGCGGGCGACACTATTTTATTATCTGGAAAAATATTAACAGGTCGAGACGCTGCTCATAAACGTATTAAAGAATATTTAGAACGCGGTGAAGCGTTACCAAATGGCGTAGATTTTAATAATCGCTTTATATATTACGTAGGGCCTGTGGATGCTGTAGGTGACGAGGTCGTGGGACCAGCAGGTCCAACTACGTCAACACGTATGGATAAGTTTTCAGAAATGATGCTAGGTGATGCTGGCTTAATGGGCATGATAGGTAAAGCCGAGCGTGGACCAGCAACGGTTGAAAGTATCAGTAAACATAAAGCGGTATATCTAATGGCAGTTGGCGGCGCGGCGTATTTGGTTGCTAAAGCCATTAAGAAATCAAAAGTCGTGGCTTTTGAAGACTTAGGTATGGAAGCGATATATGAGTTTGAAGTAGAAGATATGCCAGTAACGGTTGCGGTTGATTCGACCGGCAATAATGTACATGAAACGGGCCCTGCGATTTGGCAAGCCAAAATTGCTGAGCTTGATGGTGCTTTAGATAAGTAA
- the cysB gene encoding HTH-type transcriptional regulator CysB: MKLQQLRYIVEVLNHNLNVSATAESLYTSQPGISKQVRMLEDELGVQIFGRSGKHLTHVTPAGGDIINIAQEILSKVESIKSVAREHTLPDQGKLNIATTHTQARYALPDVIKGFMGKYPKVSLHMHQGTPAQISDAAAKGEADFAIATEALHLYNDLVMLPCYHWNRSIVVSKDHPLAKLRDVSLSDVAKYPMVTYVFGFTGRSELDQAFSDAGLDPKIVFTATDADVIKTYVRLGVGVGVIATMAIDEMSDKDLVAIDASHLFKPSTTKIGFRKGTFLRQYMYDFIERFAPHLTKDVVEKAIMLKNADDIDAMFADLKLPVR; this comes from the coding sequence ATGAAACTTCAACAATTACGTTATATTGTCGAGGTGTTAAATCACAATTTAAACGTGTCTGCAACAGCTGAAAGCCTATATACATCTCAGCCAGGTATCAGTAAGCAAGTACGTATGTTAGAAGACGAGCTAGGTGTACAAATATTTGGCCGTAGTGGTAAACACTTAACTCATGTAACGCCAGCAGGCGGCGATATTATTAATATTGCACAAGAAATCTTATCTAAGGTTGAAAGTATAAAATCAGTTGCACGCGAGCATACATTGCCTGATCAAGGTAAACTGAATATCGCGACAACCCATACTCAAGCCCGTTATGCGTTGCCAGACGTTATTAAAGGTTTTATGGGGAAATACCCGAAAGTTTCTTTACATATGCATCAAGGTACGCCAGCGCAAATCAGTGATGCTGCAGCAAAAGGTGAGGCCGATTTTGCCATCGCAACCGAAGCTCTGCACTTGTACAACGATTTAGTTATGTTGCCATGTTACCATTGGAATCGTTCTATCGTTGTAAGTAAAGATCACCCGTTAGCTAAATTACGTGACGTTTCGCTAAGTGATGTTGCAAAATATCCAATGGTGACATATGTCTTTGGCTTTACTGGACGCTCGGAATTAGATCAGGCGTTTAGTGATGCTGGGTTAGATCCGAAAATCGTATTTACCGCAACTGACGCTGATGTTATTAAAACATACGTTAGATTAGGTGTTGGGGTCGGGGTTATCGCGACCATGGCTATTGATGAAATGTCTGATAAGGACTTAGTTGCGATTGATGCTAGTCACTTATTTAAGCCGAGCACAACAAAAATTGGTTTCCGTAAAGGAACCTTCTTACGTCAGTACATGTATGACTTCATTGAGCGCTTTGCACCACATCTAACGAAAGATGTCGTTGAAAAAGCCATCATGTTGAAAAATGCCGACGATATTGATGCTATGTTTGCCGATTTAAAATTGCCTGTTAGGTAG
- a CDS encoding DUF3025 domain-containing protein translates to MNQINILHSALVEHGLYADIRNLIGIHQYSAIPSADTLNSLAANFSQFKQLGLTFVPQTENFDWQGQYYEEVINQRKIIPTRLNNWHDLFNACIWLLFPQTKRLLNQLHYADIQAQGLKKRTKRRDALTLFDECGIVFAISDLDWALKLREHQWTTCFWQQRADWDTSIRPFMFGHANYEMALEPYLGLTGKAFFIQVENDFFQQELKVQIPIIDQLLVEQILSRKQLEDNQNLSPMPFLGIPSWYQDNESLGFYQNIDYFRPKRIKK, encoded by the coding sequence TTGAATCAAATCAATATATTACATTCAGCACTGGTTGAGCATGGTTTATATGCTGATATCCGTAACCTTATTGGTATACACCAGTATTCGGCTATTCCCAGCGCTGATACATTAAATTCACTCGCGGCTAACTTCTCGCAATTTAAACAATTAGGGTTAACCTTTGTGCCGCAAACGGAAAATTTTGACTGGCAGGGGCAATACTATGAGGAAGTGATTAATCAACGTAAAATTATTCCTACCCGCCTGAACAATTGGCATGATCTGTTTAATGCGTGTATTTGGTTGTTGTTTCCGCAAACTAAACGTTTGTTAAATCAGCTCCATTACGCCGATATACAAGCACAAGGCTTAAAAAAAAGAACCAAACGGCGAGATGCCTTAACGCTATTTGATGAATGTGGCATTGTGTTTGCCATTTCAGATCTTGATTGGGCGCTTAAATTGCGTGAGCACCAATGGACAACCTGTTTTTGGCAACAACGTGCTGATTGGGATACAAGCATCCGCCCGTTTATGTTTGGCCATGCTAATTACGAAATGGCTTTAGAGCCATATTTAGGCCTTACGGGTAAAGCTTTTTTTATTCAAGTCGAGAATGACTTTTTCCAACAGGAATTAAAGGTTCAAATCCCGATTATTGATCAACTTTTAGTTGAACAAATCTTATCGAGAAAACAATTGGAAGATAATCAAAACTTATCGCCAATGCCGTTTTTAGGCATACCTAGCTGGTATCAGGACAATGAGTCACTGGGCTTTTATCAAAATATCGATTACTTTCGCCCGAAACGAATTAAAAAATAA
- the pabB gene encoding aminodeoxychorismate synthase component I → MSDFSDSRFITKLDLPHRPKSVFAAISQEHGAIFLDSGNSSHQNSHYDIILCSPTFELVYENACTKITDNHSGNSEYKSGDPIKIAETIWQNNKPQQLAPKTFPFCGGLVGWFSYDLGRTIEKLPEIADVGFDCPELCVGIYDWALVFDNKTQLWYLLDYQPKLDRLNKLLTKIDNSAVQPTFSLTSAWAANMTFDEYRTKFNRVKHYLQSGDCYQINLAQRFEAHYQGSLWQAYTQLTAVNQAPFSAFIQSKNNTILCLSPERFIQLQQNKIETKPIKGTIARGKTQLEDEKQAEILASSSKDRAENLMIVDLLRNDISKVAKPKSVDVPSLFAIESFPAVHHLVSTVVGELAEDKSPFDLLRGAFPGGSITGAPKIRAMEIIEELEPHRRHIYCGSIGYIDWQNKMDTNICIRTLVASKDKLYCWAGGGLVMDSELESEYQETFHKVAKILPVLQPDTV, encoded by the coding sequence ATGAGTGATTTTTCCGATTCACGTTTTATAACAAAACTAGATTTACCGCATAGACCAAAATCCGTTTTTGCAGCAATTAGCCAAGAACATGGAGCCATTTTTCTCGATTCTGGTAACTCAAGTCATCAAAACAGCCATTACGATATTATTTTATGCTCGCCGACATTTGAGTTAGTGTATGAAAATGCTTGTACAAAAATAACCGATAATCACAGCGGAAATAGCGAATATAAATCTGGCGATCCCATTAAAATCGCTGAAACTATTTGGCAAAACAATAAACCGCAACAATTAGCCCCTAAAACCTTTCCATTTTGCGGTGGTCTTGTTGGCTGGTTTAGCTATGATTTAGGCCGTACAATCGAAAAGCTACCCGAAATAGCCGATGTAGGTTTTGACTGTCCCGAACTATGCGTAGGTATATATGACTGGGCACTGGTATTTGATAATAAAACTCAACTTTGGTACTTACTCGATTACCAGCCAAAACTAGATCGCTTAAATAAGCTTTTAACGAAAATAGACAACTCGGCTGTACAACCTACATTTTCATTAACGTCAGCATGGGCTGCTAATATGACGTTCGATGAATATAGAACAAAATTCAACCGCGTGAAGCATTACCTACAAAGTGGTGACTGCTATCAAATTAACCTTGCGCAACGGTTTGAAGCGCATTATCAAGGGTCTTTGTGGCAAGCTTACACTCAGTTAACAGCAGTCAATCAAGCCCCTTTTTCGGCCTTTATTCAAAGTAAAAACAATACCATTTTATGCTTATCGCCAGAGCGCTTTATTCAATTGCAGCAAAATAAAATAGAAACAAAACCGATTAAAGGCACGATAGCTCGTGGGAAAACGCAATTGGAAGACGAAAAACAAGCTGAGATACTGGCAAGTTCATCGAAGGACCGAGCTGAAAACTTAATGATTGTCGATCTATTGCGCAACGATATAAGCAAAGTCGCGAAGCCCAAAAGTGTTGATGTGCCTAGCCTATTTGCAATTGAAAGTTTTCCAGCTGTCCATCACCTAGTTAGCACGGTTGTTGGTGAGCTAGCAGAAGATAAATCGCCATTTGATTTACTCAGAGGCGCTTTTCCAGGTGGTTCAATAACCGGAGCGCCTAAAATTAGAGCCATGGAGATTATTGAAGAACTAGAACCCCATCGACGCCATATTTATTGTGGCAGTATCGGTTATATTGACTGGCAAAATAAAATGGATACCAATATTTGTATCCGCACTTTAGTCGCCTCTAAAGACAAACTATATTGTTGGGCTGGGGGGGGGCTCGTCATGGATTCGGAGCTAGAAAGTGAATATCAAGAAACCTTTCATAAGGTCGCCAAAATCTTACCTGTATTGCAACCCGACACTGTCTAA
- a CDS encoding NUDIX hydrolase, protein MLSQTTGQRFDFAKHQLKQSAVSVLIELAHNKQANVILTQRQHSLRSHPGQFSFPGGKFDELVDQSLAQTASRETKEEIGLEVTPETAIKINTFYTLSGYKIEPYVNFITPPYQTKINTDEVHQIIKVPLAYLCQPWQFTKIRIKKNNARLTVYAFSYQGALVWGATAGILVDLASRLSNNPTGFIQAIPEF, encoded by the coding sequence GTGCTTAGCCAAACTACAGGCCAGCGTTTTGATTTTGCAAAACATCAACTCAAGCAATCGGCAGTATCGGTTTTGATTGAACTTGCTCACAATAAGCAAGCCAATGTTATTTTAACCCAAAGACAACATTCACTGCGCAGTCATCCTGGTCAATTTAGTTTCCCTGGTGGTAAATTCGATGAATTAGTTGACCAGTCTCTGGCGCAAACTGCATCAAGAGAAACAAAAGAAGAAATAGGCTTAGAGGTAACCCCAGAAACCGCAATAAAAATAAATACGTTTTATACGTTGAGCGGCTATAAAATAGAACCTTACGTCAATTTTATTACCCCACCTTATCAAACAAAAATTAATACTGACGAAGTTCATCAAATTATCAAAGTGCCGTTAGCATACCTTTGCCAACCATGGCAGTTCACCAAGATAAGAATCAAAAAGAATAATGCACGCTTAACCGTATATGCTTTTAGTTATCAAGGTGCGTTAGTGTGGGGAGCAACAGCGGGAATTTTGGTTGATTTAGCCAGTCGGTTATCAAATAACCCAACTGGCTTTATTCAAGCTATACCTGAATTTTAA